From a single Anomaloglossus baeobatrachus isolate aAnoBae1 chromosome 8, aAnoBae1.hap1, whole genome shotgun sequence genomic region:
- the UROD gene encoding uroporphyrinogen decarboxylase isoform X1, translated as MEQPEHLLPQGFPALKNDTFLRAARGEECRHVPVWCMRQAGRYLPEFRETRAAQDFFASCRSPEICCELTLQPLRRFPLDAAIIFSDILVIPQALGMEIRMEPGRGPVFPEPLKGPEDLQKLKPAVDVSQELGYVFRAITLTRHKIAGQVPLIGFTGAPWTLMTYMIEGGGSNTMSKAKRWLYQNPSASHQLLQQLTDVIVDYLVGQVAAGAQALQVFESHAGCLGPQQFADFSLPYIREISRRVKQKLKAEGLEQVPMIVFAKDAHYALEDLSQSGYEVVGLDWTIRPQEAREKTGKRVTLQGNMDPCALYASKENIEEIVKKMLEAFGCRGYIANLGHGLYPDMDPEHVGAFISAVHKYSEKKEN; from the exons TGCCGGTGTGGTGTATGCGACAGGCGGGCAGATATTTACCAG AATTTCGGGAGACCCGCGCCGCTCAGGATTTCTTCGCTTCATGTCGGAGCCCCGAGATCTGCTGTGAGCTGACGTTACAG CCGCTGCGCCGGTTCCCCTTGGACGCTGCGATTATCTTCTCGGACATTTTGGTGATCCCGCAG GCGTTGGGCATGGAGATCCGTATGGAGCCAGGGAGGGGTCCAGTATTTCCAGAACCTCTTAAGGGCCCAGAGGATCTGCAGAAACTGAAGCCTGCGGTGGACGTGTCTCAGGAGCTGGGTTATGTGTTCCGGGCGATCACGCTGACTCGTCATAAAATTGCCGGGCAGGTGCCGCTGATCGGATTCACCGGCGCTCCG TGGACGCTGATGACCTACATGATAGAAGGAGGAGGCTCCAACACCATGTCCAAAGCCAAACGATGGCTTTACCAGAACCCGAGCGCCAGCCACCAGCTGCTGCAACAACTCACGGACGTCATCGTGGACTATTTGGTGGGCCAGGTGGCGGCAGGAGCACAG GCTCTGCAGGTGTTTGAGTCTCACGCCGGCTGTCTTGGACCTCAGCAGTTTGCAGATTTTTCTCTGCCGTATATACGGGAAATCTCACGCCGAGTGAAGCAGAAGCTGAAAGCGGAGGGACTGGAGCAGGTGCCTATG ATCGTTTTTGCCAAGGACGCACATTACGCACTGGAGGATCTGTCCCAGTCGGGTTATGAAGTGGTTGGACTGGACTGGACGATTCGACCCCAGGAGGCCCG GGAGAAAACTGGGAAGAGAGTGACGCTGCAAGGAAACATGGACCCATGCGCCCTGTATGCCAGCAAG GAGAACATTGAAGAGATTGTGAAGAAGATGCTGGAGGCTTTTGGGTGCCGAGGGTACATTGCTAATCTGGGTCATGGTTTGTATCCAGACATGGACCCGGAGCACGTCGGGGCCTTCATTTCTGCTGTACATAAATATTCAGAGAAAAAGGAGAACTGA
- the UROD gene encoding uroporphyrinogen decarboxylase isoform X2 yields the protein MRQAGRYLPEFRETRAAQDFFASCRSPEICCELTLQPLRRFPLDAAIIFSDILVIPQALGMEIRMEPGRGPVFPEPLKGPEDLQKLKPAVDVSQELGYVFRAITLTRHKIAGQVPLIGFTGAPWTLMTYMIEGGGSNTMSKAKRWLYQNPSASHQLLQQLTDVIVDYLVGQVAAGAQALQVFESHAGCLGPQQFADFSLPYIREISRRVKQKLKAEGLEQVPMIVFAKDAHYALEDLSQSGYEVVGLDWTIRPQEAREKTGKRVTLQGNMDPCALYASKENIEEIVKKMLEAFGCRGYIANLGHGLYPDMDPEHVGAFISAVHKYSEKKEN from the exons ATGCGACAGGCGGGCAGATATTTACCAG AATTTCGGGAGACCCGCGCCGCTCAGGATTTCTTCGCTTCATGTCGGAGCCCCGAGATCTGCTGTGAGCTGACGTTACAG CCGCTGCGCCGGTTCCCCTTGGACGCTGCGATTATCTTCTCGGACATTTTGGTGATCCCGCAG GCGTTGGGCATGGAGATCCGTATGGAGCCAGGGAGGGGTCCAGTATTTCCAGAACCTCTTAAGGGCCCAGAGGATCTGCAGAAACTGAAGCCTGCGGTGGACGTGTCTCAGGAGCTGGGTTATGTGTTCCGGGCGATCACGCTGACTCGTCATAAAATTGCCGGGCAGGTGCCGCTGATCGGATTCACCGGCGCTCCG TGGACGCTGATGACCTACATGATAGAAGGAGGAGGCTCCAACACCATGTCCAAAGCCAAACGATGGCTTTACCAGAACCCGAGCGCCAGCCACCAGCTGCTGCAACAACTCACGGACGTCATCGTGGACTATTTGGTGGGCCAGGTGGCGGCAGGAGCACAG GCTCTGCAGGTGTTTGAGTCTCACGCCGGCTGTCTTGGACCTCAGCAGTTTGCAGATTTTTCTCTGCCGTATATACGGGAAATCTCACGCCGAGTGAAGCAGAAGCTGAAAGCGGAGGGACTGGAGCAGGTGCCTATG ATCGTTTTTGCCAAGGACGCACATTACGCACTGGAGGATCTGTCCCAGTCGGGTTATGAAGTGGTTGGACTGGACTGGACGATTCGACCCCAGGAGGCCCG GGAGAAAACTGGGAAGAGAGTGACGCTGCAAGGAAACATGGACCCATGCGCCCTGTATGCCAGCAAG GAGAACATTGAAGAGATTGTGAAGAAGATGCTGGAGGCTTTTGGGTGCCGAGGGTACATTGCTAATCTGGGTCATGGTTTGTATCCAGACATGGACCCGGAGCACGTCGGGGCCTTCATTTCTGCTGTACATAAATATTCAGAGAAAAAGGAGAACTGA